One region of Vibrio pelagius genomic DNA includes:
- a CDS encoding DUF6998 domain-containing protein, which produces MEIHHAVKEMLKIVEALQKQYNKKQFTLDGRLVGDLGEILVEQDYDLELYPGLEKHHDGKTPDGRKVQIKTTMKNSLTFPVDHTPEYYIGIKILPDGSYYEVFNGPGSVAGEAVKNRKPTKNNLHSISLSALEKLSERVSTQDRIRKKQNPNTNSSG; this is translated from the coding sequence ATGGAAATCCATCACGCTGTCAAAGAAATGCTAAAAATTGTAGAAGCTCTCCAAAAGCAATACAACAAAAAACAATTTACGTTAGATGGAAGGTTAGTTGGTGACTTGGGCGAGATTCTAGTCGAACAAGACTACGATCTAGAACTGTACCCTGGCCTAGAAAAACATCACGACGGAAAAACACCTGATGGTCGAAAGGTGCAAATAAAGACCACAATGAAAAACTCTCTGACGTTTCCAGTCGACCACACTCCAGAATACTACATAGGTATTAAGATTCTTCCCGATGGCAGTTATTACGAGGTATTCAATGGCCCCGGAAGTGTTGCTGGTGAAGCCGTCAAGAACAGGAAACCAACTAAAAATAACCTTCATTCAATCTCATTATCCGCTCTGGAAAAGCTCAGTGAAAGAGTGTCAACACAAGATCGAATCCGAAAAAAACAAAACCCGAATACAAATAGCAGTGGATAA
- a CDS encoding type II toxin-antitoxin system YafO family toxin, with the protein MDFHISPYYSYECEFSHSTILKSEEVKRIHLAATDAPFLNSIQFYHTSDKHFVYCHAKAGMNRVVSC; encoded by the coding sequence ATGGATTTCCATATCTCTCCTTATTACTCTTACGAGTGTGAATTTTCCCACAGTACAATCCTGAAGTCAGAAGAAGTGAAGCGCATTCATTTAGCTGCTACTGATGCTCCATTCTTAAACTCTATCCAGTTTTATCACACAAGTGATAAGCACTTCGTGTATTGCCATGCCAAGGCTGGAATGAACCGAGTTGTTTCCTGTTAA
- a CDS encoding putative bifunctional diguanylate cyclase/phosphodiesterase, with the protein MKPTKPSHHSDEDHFIQLLDTLPKVSVQGYDVNRRVIYWNEASTVIYGYDRSETLGNRLEDLIIPDEMRDEVIQRHQGWIKQGIPIPSSELMLRHKEGHLVPVFSAHVMLKQHTNSPEMFCVDIDLSEQYAARKELQALAITDPMTSLPNRRGLEQELDIRITQAHSLNQPFAVLFIDLDNFKYINDTLGHIWGDRLLLSVAKRLKTIIRKEDFLARFAGDEFILFIHSIECTDDVHIIANKVVRAFNQSFALYDEHVFLTASVGISLYPRDGGSKETLLKHADIAMYQAKKAGRNRYEFYTSSLSQALQQQWTLSSQLRDSLLNDEFKLVYQPQFDFQTGRLLSCEALLRWVPSESNRAVLPDIFIPIMERSDLILLIGEWVLKHACMQAREWKKAGINIRIDINVSGKQLERIDFFNQLEAYRDEYGLSASDLGIELTEHTLIQSPDWLIEALNTQKEQGMNIALDDFGTGYSSLSYLKCFPITHLKIDRSFIHLAPEHPLDAALVQAMVNIAHQLNLTIVAEGVETPSQSQFCQAQNIDVVQGYLYAKPMPAEQILAYTTQVIRLR; encoded by the coding sequence ATGAAACCTACGAAGCCAAGTCATCACTCTGATGAAGACCATTTTATTCAGTTGCTGGATACGCTGCCTAAAGTATCCGTTCAAGGTTATGACGTTAACCGACGTGTGATCTACTGGAATGAGGCCAGTACAGTAATCTATGGGTATGACCGCAGTGAAACCCTTGGCAATCGACTTGAAGATCTCATCATCCCAGATGAAATGCGAGATGAAGTCATACAGCGTCATCAAGGCTGGATCAAGCAAGGGATACCTATTCCATCCTCTGAGCTCATGCTTCGTCACAAAGAGGGGCACCTCGTCCCAGTGTTTTCTGCACACGTAATGTTAAAACAACACACCAACTCCCCAGAAATGTTTTGTGTAGATATCGATTTATCCGAACAATATGCCGCTCGCAAGGAATTACAAGCTCTTGCCATTACCGATCCGATGACCTCCCTCCCAAACCGACGAGGTTTAGAGCAAGAATTGGACATTAGGATCACTCAAGCTCATTCCTTAAACCAACCCTTTGCCGTGTTGTTTATAGACTTAGATAATTTTAAATATATCAATGATACCTTAGGTCATATTTGGGGAGATCGCTTATTGCTTTCCGTAGCCAAAAGACTCAAAACAATCATTCGAAAAGAGGACTTTCTGGCGCGTTTTGCCGGAGACGAATTTATCTTGTTCATTCACAGCATCGAATGTACGGACGACGTCCACATCATTGCAAATAAAGTCGTTCGAGCGTTTAATCAAAGCTTTGCTCTTTATGATGAACATGTATTTCTCACCGCTAGCGTTGGCATCAGTCTCTATCCGCGTGATGGCGGCAGCAAAGAGACGCTACTGAAACATGCCGATATTGCGATGTATCAAGCGAAGAAAGCGGGGCGGAACCGTTATGAGTTCTATACCTCGTCCCTCAGCCAAGCGTTGCAACAACAATGGACCCTTTCATCACAACTCCGCGACTCTTTACTTAATGATGAGTTTAAGCTGGTTTATCAACCCCAGTTCGACTTTCAAACTGGGCGATTGCTCTCTTGCGAAGCTCTCCTTAGATGGGTACCCTCAGAATCAAATAGAGCGGTGTTACCCGACATTTTTATCCCGATTATGGAGCGTTCCGACCTGATCCTCCTCATTGGAGAATGGGTACTCAAACACGCGTGCATGCAAGCGAGAGAATGGAAAAAAGCCGGCATAAACATCCGGATTGACATCAATGTGTCTGGCAAACAGTTAGAGCGTATCGATTTTTTTAATCAATTAGAGGCTTACCGAGATGAATATGGTTTGTCTGCATCGGATCTGGGTATTGAATTGACGGAACACACTTTGATTCAATCACCTGACTGGCTAATCGAGGCACTGAATACCCAAAAGGAACAGGGTATGAACATCGCGCTTGATGACTTCGGCACTGGCTATTCTTCGTTAAGTTATTTAAAGTGCTTCCCAATCACCCACTTAAAAATCGATCGCTCCTTCATCCACCTTGCTCCTGAACACCCTCTAGATGCAGCCCTAGTCCAAGCCATGGTCAATATTGCTCATCAATTGAATCTAACGATTGTCGCTGAAGGCGTCGAAACCCCGTCGCAAAGCCAATTTTGTCAAGCTCAGAACATTGATGTGGTACAAGGTTACTTATACGCTAAGCCTATGCCTGCAGAGCAAATCCTAGCTTACACTACCCAGGTAATACGGCTTCGATAG
- a CDS encoding porin family protein, translating into MKKAVVFALVCAVSASTQAASLPNFGAFNQMMGQGGLGGTFFITGTTGFTDYKEDEITDTAAIAGVRAGYQFNPYLGVELGYIDMGSVDVDADVELSNTTKYIAVKPILPIGFFDLYARAGVHSYDAEVTHRLGGSIDNSGTEGMYGVGADLRINNFSVGVGYSLYIMDDLDVGNYELNATVRF; encoded by the coding sequence GTGAAAAAAGCAGTGGTATTCGCTTTGGTATGTGCAGTTTCAGCTTCAACGCAAGCAGCGTCACTTCCAAACTTTGGGGCGTTCAATCAAATGATGGGGCAAGGTGGTTTGGGTGGCACATTCTTTATTACGGGGACAACTGGATTCACCGACTATAAAGAAGATGAGATCACGGACACAGCCGCAATCGCAGGCGTTCGCGCTGGTTACCAATTCAATCCGTACCTCGGTGTCGAGCTTGGTTACATTGATATGGGGTCTGTCGACGTTGACGCCGACGTTGAACTTTCTAATACCACCAAATACATTGCAGTCAAACCCATCTTACCGATTGGCTTTTTTGATTTGTATGCGCGTGCAGGGGTTCATTCTTACGATGCCGAAGTCACACATCGTTTAGGGGGGAGTATAGATAACAGTGGTACGGAGGGCATGTATGGTGTCGGGGCCGATCTGCGCATCAATAACTTTAGCGTCGGTGTGGGCTACTCGCTGTATATCATGGACGATCTTGATGTGGGGAACTACGAACTGAACGCCACGGTACGTTTCTAA
- a CDS encoding sensor domain-containing diguanylate cyclase, whose product MLERVNLRKLIVILCVFATVVTLFNAFYSLYQVQRELIIHTTLESNRVYAKKMADMTDAFLDSAMTQLQYSANALSQRANDRSALTEETKRLKNQTKLFNSVVIVNADGVITAVSPETVNVKGVQLTSESSLQSLKAQAPLVTDPFVSPAGNYLISLSYPIFSNQREYLGYIGGTIYLEAENILSDLLNDHSYVDGSYLYVVDRHGTLIYHPNKSRIGQVIRNNRAINSVSKGESGSLDVVNSLGIQMLAGYAPISRSGWGVVAQKSKESTLFLVNQQMKEVFVTTLPVGLLTLVLIWVFSHFISKPLKQLALAVRGADSHVGTVNDVKKVNSWYFEASQLKSSFLKSFGVAFKTIDTLHTASLTDSMTGLLNRRGLDKAVESLQPQTTPFSILALDIDYFKVVNDNFGHDVGDDLLRCFSQLMKEHSREQDLLFRSGGEEFIIFLINTDVRAAFRFAERLREKVALHDFASVGQITVSIGVAFWEGKDKPVHMTLKEADTALYRAKHNGRNRSEVYLSDEKHEQQSQSAQ is encoded by the coding sequence ATGTTGGAAAGGGTGAATTTAAGAAAGTTAATAGTAATTTTGTGTGTGTTTGCTACGGTGGTCACCTTGTTCAACGCTTTCTATTCACTTTACCAGGTGCAGCGAGAGCTCATCATCCATACGACCCTTGAGTCTAACCGAGTGTATGCTAAAAAGATGGCAGACATGACGGATGCGTTTCTTGATTCCGCAATGACACAACTCCAGTACAGTGCAAACGCGCTCTCCCAAAGGGCGAATGACAGGAGTGCTTTGACAGAAGAAACGAAACGACTCAAAAATCAAACCAAGTTGTTTAATTCGGTTGTCATTGTGAATGCTGATGGCGTTATTACGGCCGTATCTCCTGAGACGGTGAATGTGAAAGGGGTTCAGTTGACGAGTGAAAGTTCACTCCAATCTTTAAAAGCCCAAGCTCCTTTAGTGACGGATCCTTTCGTCTCTCCTGCAGGTAATTATCTTATTAGCCTGTCCTACCCCATTTTTTCGAATCAGAGAGAATATCTTGGCTACATCGGTGGGACTATTTATCTAGAAGCCGAGAATATATTGTCGGATTTGTTGAATGATCACAGTTATGTGGATGGCTCTTACCTTTACGTTGTGGATCGTCATGGAACGTTGATTTATCACCCAAACAAATCGAGAATCGGTCAAGTCATCAGAAACAATCGCGCCATTAATTCGGTATCCAAGGGCGAAAGTGGCAGTTTAGATGTTGTCAACTCTTTAGGTATTCAAATGTTGGCAGGGTATGCTCCTATCTCTCGATCAGGTTGGGGAGTGGTTGCTCAGAAATCCAAAGAAAGTACGTTGTTTTTGGTGAATCAACAGATGAAAGAGGTGTTTGTCACTACGCTTCCGGTCGGATTATTGACGTTAGTACTCATTTGGGTGTTTTCTCATTTTATATCCAAGCCATTAAAACAATTAGCTCTGGCAGTTAGAGGTGCTGATAGTCATGTCGGTACCGTCAATGATGTTAAGAAAGTCAACTCTTGGTATTTTGAAGCCTCGCAATTGAAAAGTAGTTTCTTAAAGTCTTTTGGAGTGGCGTTTAAAACGATTGATACACTGCATACTGCAAGCTTAACGGACTCTATGACGGGTTTATTAAATCGGAGAGGTTTAGATAAAGCGGTTGAGAGCTTACAGCCTCAAACGACACCGTTTTCGATTCTTGCATTAGACATTGATTATTTTAAAGTCGTTAATGATAACTTTGGGCATGATGTCGGTGATGATTTATTAAGGTGCTTTTCCCAATTAATGAAGGAACACTCTAGAGAGCAAGATTTACTGTTTCGCTCTGGTGGGGAAGAATTTATTATATTTTTAATCAATACTGATGTGCGGGCCGCTTTTAGATTTGCAGAGCGGTTACGTGAGAAGGTGGCGTTACACGACTTTGCTTCTGTTGGACAGATCACGGTTTCGATTGGCGTGGCTTTTTGGGAAGGGAAAGATAAACCCGTTCATATGACTTTAAAAGAGGCCGATACCGCGTTATATCGAGCAAAACATAATGGTAGGAACCGCTCTGAAGTTTATCTTTCCGATGAAAAACACGAACAACAGTCTCAATCAGCCCAGTGA
- a CDS encoding CHASE domain-containing protein, which yields MTSSWFHYLVLACSLILTIAAWQVTRQQSHQKSQVQFDFQVNQLLGLVQERMRKYEEALNAGLAANHMFSSTVNRDNWKVFANQFDITSHFPGVSGIGVIHYVPKKKSPSYLAWQQESSPLYDVHPIRNAEDYWPITYIEPEEANRAAVGLDIAHENNRYTAAKLAREKGSPQITGPIILVQDSKQTPGFLFYAPWFDRNNVPEYYGDDADGFLGLVYAPFIVQNLMNGTLDDANRLINFSIHDGDVSLYDEQAGARESSLEPPIFEQQLEVNMYGRTWIFDFQSSPLFEAQHQSNQPTLILLFGLIVNAMLAVILMILRNGEEKAQRYAKRLSQDLQDRTDRLERTSANLETRNLDLERANRELDQFAYVASHDLKAPLRGISQLVSWINEDIEEYLTPETKEYSRLLQGRVARLEQLLDDLLSYFRVGRKKDDIQDFSLANNVKETFELLNTDNKATLICNDSIGPFRTLGVPLDLILRNLISNAIKHHDKEHANIKVSGVNQENHYEFRVEDDGPGIPIPLQDKVFELFHTLQPRDRVEGSGLGLSIIKKTLELYDCHFELRANAQGGCCFSFTWPTEELLEKRRSYGT from the coding sequence GTGACCTCTTCTTGGTTTCATTACCTTGTTCTGGCCTGCTCTTTGATCCTAACTATTGCAGCATGGCAAGTCACACGTCAGCAATCGCATCAAAAATCTCAGGTTCAGTTTGATTTTCAAGTCAATCAATTGCTCGGGCTTGTTCAAGAAAGAATGCGTAAATATGAAGAGGCATTGAACGCGGGGTTGGCGGCGAATCATATGTTTTCGTCAACGGTTAACCGCGACAATTGGAAGGTGTTTGCGAATCAATTTGATATAACATCTCATTTTCCTGGCGTGAGTGGGATTGGCGTTATTCACTATGTACCTAAGAAAAAAAGCCCCTCTTATTTGGCTTGGCAGCAAGAGAGCTCTCCTTTGTATGATGTGCACCCCATTCGCAACGCTGAAGACTATTGGCCTATTACTTATATTGAACCTGAAGAGGCAAACCGAGCTGCTGTCGGACTGGATATTGCCCATGAAAATAATCGATATACAGCAGCAAAGCTTGCAAGAGAGAAAGGGAGCCCTCAAATCACAGGGCCCATAATATTAGTTCAAGACTCTAAGCAAACCCCGGGTTTTCTGTTTTATGCTCCGTGGTTTGATAGGAACAACGTGCCTGAATACTACGGTGATGACGCGGATGGCTTTTTAGGATTAGTTTATGCCCCTTTTATTGTTCAAAACTTAATGAATGGGACGCTTGATGATGCTAATCGCCTCATTAATTTCAGTATCCATGATGGCGATGTGTCGCTCTATGATGAGCAGGCAGGCGCTCGCGAATCCTCGTTAGAGCCCCCCATTTTTGAGCAGCAATTAGAAGTGAATATGTATGGAAGAACGTGGATTTTTGATTTTCAATCATCGCCTTTATTCGAAGCCCAACACCAGAGTAATCAACCAACATTGATCTTGCTGTTTGGCTTAATCGTGAACGCCATGCTAGCTGTCATTCTGATGATATTGAGAAATGGAGAAGAGAAAGCTCAACGTTATGCAAAAAGATTGAGCCAAGATTTGCAAGACCGGACGGATCGTCTAGAGCGAACTTCCGCCAATTTAGAAACAAGAAACCTTGATCTAGAAAGAGCAAATAGAGAGCTTGATCAGTTTGCTTATGTTGCATCGCACGATCTAAAAGCGCCCTTGAGAGGGATATCGCAATTGGTGTCATGGATAAATGAAGACATCGAGGAGTACCTAACCCCAGAAACAAAAGAGTATAGTCGTCTTTTACAGGGACGAGTTGCCAGGTTGGAACAATTACTCGATGACTTATTATCATATTTTAGAGTCGGTAGAAAAAAAGATGATATTCAAGACTTCTCTTTAGCGAACAATGTCAAAGAGACATTTGAGTTATTGAATACGGACAATAAGGCAACACTTATTTGCAACGATAGTATTGGCCCTTTTCGAACGTTGGGTGTCCCACTTGATTTAATATTACGAAATTTGATTTCTAACGCCATTAAACATCACGATAAAGAACATGCCAATATTAAGGTTTCTGGTGTTAACCAAGAAAATCATTACGAGTTCCGTGTAGAAGATGACGGACCTGGAATTCCCATCCCGCTTCAAGATAAGGTTTTTGAGCTTTTTCATACACTACAACCTCGTGATAGGGTTGAAGGTAGTGGTCTAGGTTTGTCTATCATCAAAAAAACTTTAGAACTTTACGACTGCCACTTCGAATTGCGCGCTAATGCACAAGGCGGGTGTTGCTTTAGCTTTACATGGCCCACTGAAGAGTTACTCGAAAAAAGGAGGTCATATGGAACATAA
- a CDS encoding response regulator: MEHNDRKTVSILLVEDDDIDAMGIQRSLRAFNLLNTIHRARDGLEALEALKNDAVARPFIVLLDLNMPRMSGMEFLSAIRSDEKLSDIVVFVLTTSQLDEEISAAYKKNVAGYIVKSSSDKDYKQLISFLENYWNLVELPK, from the coding sequence ATGGAACATAACGATAGAAAAACGGTCAGTATTCTTCTGGTGGAAGACGACGATATCGATGCGATGGGTATTCAACGTTCATTAAGAGCGTTCAATTTACTCAACACTATACACCGAGCTCGTGATGGATTAGAGGCATTAGAGGCGCTTAAAAACGATGCGGTGGCTCGCCCTTTCATTGTGCTTTTGGATTTAAACATGCCGCGAATGAGTGGAATGGAGTTTTTGTCAGCCATTCGCTCGGACGAAAAATTGAGTGACATCGTGGTTTTTGTGCTTACGACCTCCCAACTTGATGAAGAAATATCTGCAGCCTATAAGAAAAATGTCGCAGGTTATATTGTGAAATCTTCATCCGACAAAGATTACAAACAGCTTATTAGTTTTCTAGAAAATTATTGGAACCTTGTTGAGTTACCAAAATAA
- a CDS encoding putative bifunctional diguanylate cyclase/phosphodiesterase yields the protein MKVLIIDDDTVDTLSIVRTLKNTDLPLAVIETADTGAKGLELALQQQFDVILLDYQLPSTDGFELLIELRAKNDFSTSIVMLSHNDDEEIALKCIESGAQDFIMKSEVTAVRLRRAIVIASERHQLEQQVLETHIELKRLAESDSLTGLNNRHFFEERLTKKLLSSAQESSSFALMLIDIDRFKDVNDRHGHVLGDRVLKEVAEKLNRCVGYNDILCRLGGDEFALLFPIGNNKQYVQQLVNRLLSEFRSSMCVDGEFLDLTISMGIASFPECASNSIELRKCADIALYRAKEKGRNQAQFYSKAFHDQMNRRAELERGLKQALVKNEMELYYQPQFNVDMKLIGAEALLRWKHPELGMVPPDSFIPVAEETGMIVDIGFWVIETALKQLQSWLNSKMLTEDFTLAINLSPRQLTDRFLAKKVKHLLEIYGIPASNVEFEITESNLISGEWASEALGKISDLGVKVAVDDFGTGYSSLSHLKDYTIDVIKIDRSFVESIERTKPRQLFTAICAFSHSLKYETVAEGIETDIHDAICKEVGVKRLQGYYYSKPLPVTVFERQYFCAA from the coding sequence ATGAAGGTTTTGATCATTGATGACGATACAGTCGATACTCTGTCTATTGTTCGAACATTAAAAAATACAGATTTGCCTCTAGCTGTTATTGAGACAGCCGACACCGGTGCTAAAGGCTTGGAGCTGGCTTTGCAACAACAATTTGATGTGATCTTACTGGATTACCAACTTCCGTCCACTGACGGATTTGAACTGTTAATCGAGCTGCGCGCAAAAAATGATTTTTCTACATCGATTGTAATGTTGAGCCACAATGACGATGAAGAGATTGCCTTGAAGTGTATTGAGTCCGGCGCTCAAGATTTCATTATGAAAAGTGAAGTAACGGCCGTAAGACTGAGACGAGCAATTGTTATTGCATCTGAACGACATCAGCTTGAACAGCAAGTGTTGGAGACACATATTGAGTTAAAGCGACTAGCGGAGAGTGACAGTTTAACTGGTCTGAATAATCGCCATTTTTTTGAAGAACGTTTAACTAAAAAACTGCTTTCGTCGGCACAAGAGAGCTCCTCGTTTGCTTTAATGTTGATCGATATTGATAGATTTAAGGATGTCAATGATCGTCATGGGCATGTTTTAGGGGATAGAGTCCTCAAAGAGGTGGCTGAGAAGCTTAACCGCTGCGTAGGGTATAATGATATTTTATGTCGCTTAGGTGGTGACGAGTTTGCGCTTCTATTCCCTATTGGAAACAATAAACAGTACGTCCAACAGTTGGTCAATCGACTTTTGTCTGAGTTTCGTTCGTCGATGTGTGTGGACGGTGAGTTCTTAGATTTAACGATTAGTATGGGGATTGCAAGTTTCCCTGAATGTGCATCAAACTCTATCGAGTTACGCAAATGTGCTGATATTGCGTTATATCGTGCTAAAGAGAAAGGAAGGAATCAAGCCCAGTTTTATTCAAAAGCGTTTCATGATCAAATGAACCGCCGAGCAGAGCTTGAAAGAGGCCTCAAGCAAGCCTTGGTAAAAAATGAGATGGAGCTTTATTACCAACCTCAGTTTAATGTGGATATGAAACTAATAGGAGCTGAAGCTTTGTTGCGATGGAAGCATCCGGAGTTAGGGATGGTTCCGCCAGACAGCTTCATACCTGTGGCAGAAGAAACTGGGATGATCGTCGATATTGGTTTTTGGGTGATCGAGACGGCCTTGAAACAATTACAGTCTTGGTTAAACAGCAAAATGTTGACAGAGGACTTTACGTTAGCGATTAATTTATCCCCACGTCAATTAACTGACCGTTTTTTAGCGAAAAAAGTGAAACACCTTCTTGAGATTTATGGCATCCCTGCTTCAAATGTGGAGTTTGAAATTACGGAAAGTAACCTTATTTCTGGTGAGTGGGCGTCTGAAGCTTTAGGTAAAATCAGTGATTTAGGTGTGAAAGTGGCTGTGGATGATTTTGGGACCGGTTACTCTTCACTGTCTCATTTGAAGGATTATACGATTGATGTGATCAAAATCGATCGCTCTTTTGTTGAGAGCATTGAACGGACAAAACCAAGACAACTCTTTACCGCAATTTGTGCGTTCTCACACAGCTTAAAATACGAAACGGTAGCAGAAGGGATAGAGACGGACATTCATGATGCTATATGTAAAGAGGTGGGAGTGAAACGTTTACAGGGATATTATTACTCTAAACCACTACCTGTAACGGTTTTTGAGCGTCAATATTTCTGTGCTGCATGA
- the gpmM gene encoding 2,3-bisphosphoglycerate-independent phosphoglycerate mutase — MSAKKPMALVILDGYGHREDTANNAIANANTPFIDSLFANKPNTLISASGMDVGLPDGQMGNSEVGHTNIGAGRVVYQDLTRITKSIADGEFAETPALVEAIDSAVKAEKAVHIMGLMSPGGVHSHEDHIYAAVEMAAARGAEKIYLHCFLDGRDTPPRSAQNSLQRFQDLFAKLGKGRVASLVGRYYAMDRDNNWDRVQVAYDLLTQAKAEFTAESAVAGLEAAYAREENDEFVKATAIKAEGQEDAIMQDGDAVIFMNYRADRARQITRTFVPDFDGFEREVFPAINFVMLTQYAADIPLAIAFPPASLENTYGEWLSKQGQTQLRISETEKYAHVTFFFNGGVENEFEGEERQLVASPKVATYDLQPEMSSAELTEKMVAAIKSGKYDTIICNYPNPDMVGHTGVYEAAEKAIEAMDECVAKVTAAIEEVGGQMLITADHGNAEMMVDPETGGIHTAHTNLPVPLIYVGDKDVEFKEGGKLSDLAPTMLSLVGLEIPAEMTGTVLVK, encoded by the coding sequence ATGTCAGCTAAGAAGCCTATGGCTCTAGTGATTCTTGACGGTTACGGTCACCGTGAAGACACAGCAAATAACGCAATCGCGAATGCAAACACTCCATTTATCGATAGCCTGTTTGCTAACAAACCAAACACGCTAATCTCTGCTTCTGGTATGGATGTAGGCCTACCTGACGGTCAAATGGGTAACTCAGAAGTGGGCCACACGAACATTGGTGCAGGTCGCGTGGTATACCAAGACCTAACTCGTATCACTAAATCTATCGCTGATGGTGAGTTCGCTGAAACACCTGCTCTAGTCGAAGCGATTGACTCTGCAGTTAAAGCTGAGAAAGCAGTACACATCATGGGTCTTATGTCTCCAGGTGGCGTACACTCTCACGAAGACCACATCTACGCAGCGGTTGAAATGGCGGCAGCACGTGGCGCTGAGAAGATCTACCTGCACTGCTTCCTAGACGGCCGTGACACGCCGCCACGTAGCGCACAAAACTCTCTACAACGTTTCCAAGACCTATTCGCTAAACTAGGTAAAGGCCGTGTGGCTTCTCTAGTGGGTCGTTACTACGCAATGGACCGTGATAACAACTGGGATCGCGTTCAAGTAGCTTACGATCTTCTTACTCAAGCGAAAGCAGAATTCACAGCAGAATCTGCAGTGGCTGGTTTAGAAGCGGCTTACGCTCGTGAAGAGAACGACGAGTTCGTTAAAGCAACAGCGATCAAGGCGGAAGGCCAAGAAGACGCGATCATGCAAGATGGCGATGCGGTTATCTTCATGAACTACCGTGCTGACCGTGCACGTCAAATCACTCGTACGTTCGTACCAGATTTCGACGGCTTCGAGCGTGAAGTGTTCCCGGCAATCAACTTCGTGATGCTAACGCAATACGCTGCGGACATCCCACTAGCTATCGCATTCCCACCTGCGTCTCTAGAGAACACCTACGGTGAGTGGCTATCTAAGCAAGGTCAAACTCAGTTACGTATCTCTGAAACGGAAAAATACGCACACGTTACATTCTTCTTCAACGGTGGTGTTGAGAACGAGTTTGAAGGTGAAGAGCGTCAATTAGTTGCTTCTCCAAAAGTGGCGACTTACGACCTACAACCAGAAATGAGCTCTGCTGAGCTAACTGAGAAGATGGTTGCGGCTATCAAGTCTGGTAAGTACGACACTATCATCTGTAACTACCCGAACCCAGATATGGTTGGTCACACTGGCGTTTATGAAGCTGCAGAAAAAGCGATTGAAGCGATGGACGAGTGTGTTGCTAAAGTAACAGCAGCTATCGAAGAAGTGGGCGGTCAAATGCTGATCACTGCTGACCACGGTAACGCAGAGATGATGGTAGACCCAGAGACAGGTGGTATCCACACTGCTCACACAAACCTACCAGTGCCTCTAATCTACGTGGGTGACAAAGACGTTGAGTTCAAAGAAGGCGGTAAACTGTCTGACCTAGCTCCAACAATGCTTTCTCTAGTCGGTCTAGAAATCCCAGCAGAGATGACAGGTACAGTTCTGGTTAAATAG